Proteins encoded in a region of the Psychromicrobium lacuslunae genome:
- a CDS encoding VOC family protein, giving the protein MTTDQDLLSAGLAMQTVTLKVQNLAAMTDYYQRALGLQVLNEGAQGVELGRGSTSLVKLSDAHDLQLPGRGEAGLFHTALLFEDRAALAATLASAAQFDPSLFVGSADHLVSEAFYFNDPEGNGIELYFDRPRDTWNWDGDTVQMASNPLSPQHFLSENLSEAAVQGQGEAAAAVGHVHLQVGDVARAEDFYVHTMGFERTAGWHDQALFVSAGRYHHHMAMNVWNSRGAGPRKDTLGLAEVRISLPTADDLGALEQRLKDHGVATANTGVELRFEDPWLNRIRVTLDTVA; this is encoded by the coding sequence ATGACTACTGATCAAGACCTGCTCTCGGCCGGACTGGCCATGCAAACCGTCACCCTTAAGGTGCAGAATCTGGCTGCAATGACCGACTATTACCAGCGGGCATTGGGCTTGCAAGTCCTCAACGAGGGTGCCCAAGGGGTGGAGCTCGGTCGGGGGAGCACCTCACTGGTCAAGCTCAGCGACGCGCATGATCTTCAGTTGCCCGGTAGGGGAGAAGCCGGGCTATTCCACACTGCGCTGCTTTTTGAGGATCGGGCAGCACTGGCAGCGACGCTAGCTAGCGCCGCCCAGTTCGATCCAAGCCTTTTTGTGGGCAGCGCAGATCATCTGGTGAGTGAGGCTTTCTACTTCAATGACCCAGAAGGTAACGGTATTGAGCTGTACTTTGACCGTCCCCGGGACACCTGGAACTGGGATGGCGATACCGTGCAGATGGCGAGTAATCCACTCAGTCCGCAACATTTTCTGAGTGAGAATTTGAGTGAGGCAGCGGTGCAAGGCCAAGGGGAGGCCGCTGCCGCCGTCGGGCACGTCCATCTGCAAGTTGGCGACGTTGCGAGAGCAGAAGATTTCTATGTGCACACGATGGGCTTCGAAAGGACAGCCGGCTGGCATGACCAAGCGCTCTTCGTCTCCGCTGGCCGCTATCACCACCATATGGCCATGAACGTCTGGAACTCTCGGGGAGCCGGGCCGCGGAAGGACACTCTTGGCCTGGCCGAGGTACGGATCTCATTGCCGACCGCCGATGATTTGGGCGCCCTTGAGCAGAGGTTGAAAGACCACGGCGTTGCCACCGCTAACACGGGAGTCGAATTGCGTTTTGAAGACCCCTGGCTGAACCGGATCCGGGTTACTCTGGACACAGTCGCTTAG
- the thiC gene encoding phosphomethylpyrimidine synthase ThiC, producing MSADLSEHHTAQNHPSHTLDHLEEGELRVPVTRIALDDSPEGANPDFVTYRTAGPGSDPIRGLPPLRADWVSGRGDVETYQGRGRELSDDGRSAVRRGAASAEWQGAKPEPRRAVYGRRITQMHYAKAGVITQEMRFVALREDCDVELVRSEVAAGRAIIPNNINHPESEPMIIGKAFLVKINANIGNSAVTSSIAEEVDKMQWATRWGADTVMDLSTGDDIHTTREWIIRNSPVPIGTVPIYQALEKVNGDASALSWEIFRDTVIEQCEQGVDYMTIHAGVLLRYVPLTANRVTGIVSRGGSIMAGWCLAHHQENFLYTHFDELCEIFAQYDVAFSLGDGLRPGATADANDAAQFAELDTLAELTARAWEFDVQVMVEGPGHIPFHLVRENVERQQELCKGAPFYTLGPLVTDIAPGYDHVTSAIGATEIARYGTAMLCYVTPKEHLGLPNKDDVKTGVVTYKIAAHAADLAKGHPGAHLRDDALSKARFEFRWKDQFSLSLDPATAEAFHDETLPAEPAKTAHFCSMCGPKFCSMRISQDIRAEFGGATEQATLVASIEEMQAGLRAKSAEFIAAGAEIYQPREKDPIGAPQN from the coding sequence ATGTCTGCAGATCTATCCGAGCATCACACTGCCCAAAATCACCCCTCCCATACCTTGGATCACCTGGAGGAGGGCGAATTACGGGTACCGGTCACCAGAATCGCCTTGGACGATTCACCCGAAGGGGCGAATCCAGACTTCGTGACCTATCGAACCGCTGGCCCGGGCAGCGATCCGATCCGCGGCCTACCACCACTGCGCGCCGACTGGGTCTCCGGGCGTGGTGACGTCGAAACTTATCAGGGTCGAGGCCGCGAGCTTTCCGACGATGGCCGCTCGGCGGTGCGGCGCGGGGCGGCCTCGGCCGAATGGCAAGGAGCCAAACCGGAACCCCGGCGCGCAGTTTACGGTCGGCGGATCACCCAGATGCACTACGCGAAGGCTGGAGTGATCACCCAGGAGATGCGTTTCGTCGCGCTACGTGAGGATTGCGATGTCGAACTGGTCCGTTCCGAAGTTGCCGCCGGCCGGGCCATTATCCCGAACAACATCAACCACCCGGAATCCGAACCAATGATTATTGGCAAGGCCTTCTTGGTCAAGATCAACGCCAATATCGGCAACTCGGCGGTGACCTCGTCAATTGCCGAGGAGGTCGACAAAATGCAGTGGGCCACCCGCTGGGGGGCCGATACCGTGATGGATCTTTCCACCGGCGACGATATTCACACCACCCGAGAGTGGATTATCCGCAACTCTCCGGTGCCGATCGGAACCGTACCGATTTACCAGGCCTTGGAAAAGGTCAACGGAGATGCCTCCGCGCTGAGTTGGGAAATTTTTCGGGACACCGTGATCGAGCAGTGCGAGCAGGGCGTGGACTATATGACCATCCATGCCGGGGTTTTGTTGCGTTACGTGCCGCTGACCGCGAACCGGGTCACCGGCATTGTCTCCCGTGGCGGCTCAATTATGGCGGGCTGGTGCCTGGCTCATCATCAGGAGAACTTCCTCTACACCCACTTTGACGAACTCTGTGAGATCTTCGCCCAGTACGACGTCGCTTTCTCGCTGGGCGATGGCTTGCGTCCAGGCGCCACCGCCGATGCGAACGATGCCGCCCAGTTCGCCGAGCTGGATACCTTGGCGGAATTGACCGCGAGAGCCTGGGAATTCGATGTCCAGGTGATGGTGGAAGGCCCCGGCCACATCCCCTTCCACCTGGTAAGAGAGAATGTGGAACGGCAGCAAGAGCTTTGCAAGGGTGCGCCGTTCTACACTCTGGGACCTTTGGTCACTGACATTGCCCCGGGGTATGACCACGTGACCTCGGCGATTGGGGCTACCGAGATTGCCCGCTACGGCACCGCCATGCTTTGCTACGTGACGCCCAAAGAGCACCTTGGCTTGCCGAATAAAGACGATGTGAAGACCGGCGTGGTCACCTACAAGATCGCTGCCCACGCCGCCGATCTGGCTAAGGGACACCCCGGGGCGCACTTACGAGATGACGCTCTGTCCAAGGCACGCTTCGAATTCCGCTGGAAGGATCAATTCTCGCTCTCGCTGGATCCGGCGACCGCCGAGGCGTTTCACGATGAGACGCTGCCCGCCGAGCCAGCGAAAACCGCTCACTTCTGTTCGATGTGCGGGCCGAAGTTCTGCTCAATGCGGATCTCCCAAGATATTCGCGCCGAGTTCGGTGGAGCTACCGAGCAGGCGACTCTGGTTGCCTCAATCGAGGAGATGCAGGCCGGCTTGAGGGCGAAATCGGCCGAGTTTATCGCCGCTGGGGCGGAAATCTATCAGCCACGGGAAAAAGATCCGATCGGTGCTCCTCAGAACTGA
- a CDS encoding GNAT family N-acetyltransferase has protein sequence MEFTIRPARPDDFQSLPDIERAADELLEMPGLPAASSPEEYQASLQTLVAEADGRIFGLARIEEIDGEAHLEQLSVLPPAAGQGLGRFLLETAKAWAARAGYQEMTLCTFRDVSFNAPFYSTAGFVTLEDFSAGLAALRQRETELGLDALGARVVMVAAL, from the coding sequence ATGGAGTTCACTATTCGCCCAGCTCGTCCGGATGATTTTCAATCGTTGCCCGATATTGAACGTGCTGCCGATGAACTACTGGAGATGCCCGGCCTGCCAGCGGCAAGCAGCCCTGAGGAATATCAAGCCTCATTACAGACTTTGGTGGCCGAAGCTGATGGCAGAATCTTCGGCCTAGCCAGGATCGAGGAGATCGATGGCGAGGCGCACCTGGAGCAGCTCTCGGTGTTGCCGCCGGCGGCTGGGCAAGGGCTTGGGCGTTTTCTGCTGGAGACGGCAAAGGCTTGGGCTGCGCGTGCAGGCTATCAAGAGATGACTTTATGCACTTTTCGAGATGTTTCGTTCAACGCCCCGTTTTACTCAACCGCGGGTTTCGTGACGCTGGAGGACTTCTCGGCTGGGCTGGCGGCGCTACGCCAGCGTGAGACTGAGCTTGGCCTGGATGCACTAGGTGCCCGCGTGGTGATGGTGGCAGCGCTGTAA
- a CDS encoding FGGY-family carbohydrate kinase → MFLGIDIGTGSSKGVLVSRDGRILDRETVEHTVSTPQPGWYEFDAELVWWAEIQQLSKALLARSTEPLEGVCVSGMGPCLVVTDEAFRPLRPAILYGVDSRAGQEIGELNQEIGAQSIFERCGKQLSTQSVGPKIRWLAHHQPEVFAATRHIFSLNSFIVAKLTGEYIQDHHTASQSDPLYDLHSNDWIPENWATIAGDIPRPRLVWPTEIVGKVTAKAAALTGIPAGTPVVAGTVDAWAEAFSAGVRQPGDTMLMYGSTLFVVQMLAGYQAHEKLWTTTGVDRETLSLAAGTSTSGTLTSWLRQLFGNPSFEKLITEASAIPAGSNGLLLLPYFAGERTPIFDAEARGTIIGLTTAHQRGHLFRAGYEGIAFGARQIMDFLAQSAERPQRLVAVGGGTQSALWTQIVSDVTGYPQEVPAETIGASYGDALMAAIGTGSVEVGTDWAEISHTVRPNPEHQEIYAELYQAFSALYPATKETMHQLTRLQK, encoded by the coding sequence ATGTTTCTCGGTATCGATATCGGCACCGGCAGCTCCAAAGGCGTGTTAGTCAGTAGAGACGGACGCATTCTCGACCGGGAAACAGTTGAGCACACCGTGAGCACACCTCAGCCGGGTTGGTACGAGTTCGACGCCGAACTGGTCTGGTGGGCCGAGATCCAGCAACTCAGCAAAGCGCTTCTCGCTCGATCTACGGAGCCGTTGGAGGGAGTCTGCGTGAGTGGAATGGGCCCATGTCTGGTGGTCACTGACGAAGCCTTCCGACCACTGAGACCGGCAATTTTGTACGGCGTCGACAGCAGAGCCGGCCAGGAAATCGGCGAATTGAATCAAGAAATCGGCGCGCAGAGCATTTTCGAGCGCTGCGGTAAACAGCTGTCCACCCAGTCTGTTGGGCCCAAGATCCGCTGGTTGGCCCATCACCAGCCCGAGGTTTTCGCGGCCACCCGACACATTTTCAGCCTGAATTCCTTTATCGTCGCCAAACTCACCGGCGAATACATTCAAGATCACCACACCGCTAGCCAGTCCGACCCGCTCTACGATCTGCACAGCAATGACTGGATTCCCGAGAACTGGGCGACAATCGCCGGTGACATTCCGCGGCCGCGGCTGGTCTGGCCAACTGAGATCGTCGGCAAGGTGACTGCCAAGGCCGCTGCACTGACCGGCATTCCGGCAGGAACACCTGTGGTGGCAGGCACCGTGGATGCCTGGGCCGAGGCGTTTAGCGCGGGAGTGCGGCAGCCCGGCGACACCATGCTGATGTACGGTTCGACGCTTTTCGTGGTGCAAATGCTGGCGGGCTACCAAGCGCATGAAAAGTTGTGGACCACCACCGGGGTGGATCGAGAGACCCTCAGCCTAGCGGCGGGCACCTCAACCAGCGGCACTCTGACCTCCTGGCTGCGGCAACTTTTCGGCAATCCGAGCTTCGAAAAGCTGATCACCGAGGCCTCTGCAATTCCGGCCGGCTCGAATGGCTTACTGTTGCTGCCTTACTTTGCCGGTGAACGCACCCCGATCTTCGACGCCGAAGCGCGGGGCACCATCATCGGCCTGACCACGGCCCATCAACGCGGCCACCTGTTCCGGGCAGGCTACGAAGGGATCGCCTTCGGTGCCCGGCAAATCATGGATTTCCTCGCCCAAAGTGCGGAGCGTCCGCAACGCTTGGTCGCCGTCGGTGGTGGCACCCAATCAGCGCTCTGGACGCAGATCGTCTCGGATGTGACCGGCTATCCGCAGGAAGTCCCCGCGGAGACAATTGGTGCGAGCTACGGTGATGCGCTGATGGCGGCAATCGGCACTGGCAGCGTGGAAGTCGGAACAGACTGGGCAGAAATCTCGCACACCGTGCGGCCTAACCCCGAGCATCAAGAAATCTACGCCGAGCTCTATCAAGCTTTTAGCGCCCTCTACCCGGCCACGAAAGAGACTATGCATCAGCTAACGCGGCTCCAAAAGTAA
- the ffh gene encoding signal recognition particle protein: MFNSLSDRLSATFKNLRGKGRLSEADVDATVREIRRALLDADVAVPVVREFTAKVRERALGAEVNAALNPAQQIVKIVNEELVEILGGQTRRIRLAKNPPTVIMLAGLQGAGKTTLAGKLSKWLKGQGHSPLLVAADLQRPNAVKQLQVNGERAGVPVFAPHPGVSSEFEAATGDPVAVAQAGLAEARSKLHDVVIVDTAGRLGVDAELMQQAANIRAAISPDEVLFVIDAMIGQDAVATAQAFDQGVNFTGIVLSKLDGDARGGAALSVATVTGKPVMFASTGEALDDFEVFHPDRMASRILDMGDVLTLIEQAQQAWDKDEAARMAKKFADQEDFTLDDFLAQMNQIRNMGSMKKMLMMMPGAAGMRQQLEQFDEREIDRVEAIVRSMTPHERVAPKIINGSRRARIARGSGVHVSEVNGLLERFGQAQKMMKKMAAGGGMPGVPGMTGPGGGSARKAAKNSPKKKARSGNPAKAAQQLREAEERRANRSSAPSGASFGAQTEDFDPSALNLPKGFDKFLGK; this comes from the coding sequence GTGTTTAACTCTCTCTCCGACCGGCTTTCCGCAACCTTCAAGAACCTGCGTGGCAAGGGCCGGCTCTCCGAGGCCGACGTCGATGCCACAGTTCGGGAGATCCGTCGCGCCCTGCTTGACGCCGATGTTGCGGTGCCGGTGGTTCGTGAATTCACTGCCAAGGTTAGGGAGCGGGCGCTCGGCGCTGAGGTCAATGCTGCGCTGAATCCGGCGCAGCAGATCGTCAAGATTGTCAATGAGGAACTCGTCGAGATCTTGGGCGGTCAAACTCGGCGGATCCGGCTGGCGAAGAACCCGCCGACGGTGATTATGCTGGCCGGTCTGCAGGGTGCCGGTAAGACCACGCTGGCGGGCAAGCTCTCCAAATGGCTCAAGGGTCAGGGACATTCGCCGCTGCTGGTAGCCGCTGATCTGCAGCGCCCCAACGCAGTCAAGCAGTTGCAGGTCAACGGTGAGCGTGCTGGCGTGCCGGTCTTCGCGCCACACCCAGGTGTTTCCTCTGAATTCGAGGCTGCCACTGGCGACCCGGTCGCCGTCGCGCAGGCTGGTCTGGCCGAGGCACGCAGCAAACTGCACGATGTGGTGATTGTTGACACCGCCGGGCGCTTGGGCGTTGACGCCGAGCTGATGCAGCAGGCTGCGAATATTCGTGCCGCTATTTCGCCCGACGAAGTGCTCTTCGTGATCGACGCAATGATCGGTCAGGACGCGGTTGCCACCGCTCAAGCTTTCGATCAGGGTGTTAACTTCACCGGCATTGTGCTCTCCAAGCTCGACGGCGATGCACGCGGTGGTGCCGCATTGTCAGTGGCCACGGTCACCGGCAAACCAGTGATGTTCGCTTCGACCGGTGAAGCGCTGGATGACTTCGAGGTCTTCCACCCGGATCGGATGGCGTCTCGAATCCTCGACATGGGCGATGTGCTCACTCTGATTGAGCAGGCCCAGCAGGCTTGGGATAAGGACGAAGCGGCCCGGATGGCGAAGAAATTCGCCGATCAGGAAGACTTCACCCTCGATGACTTTCTGGCTCAGATGAATCAGATCCGCAATATGGGGTCGATGAAGAAAATGCTGATGATGATGCCTGGTGCCGCCGGTATGCGTCAGCAACTCGAGCAGTTCGATGAACGCGAAATCGACCGGGTCGAGGCAATTGTTCGTTCCATGACGCCGCATGAGCGGGTGGCTCCGAAGATCATCAATGGCTCCCGCCGGGCACGTATTGCCCGCGGTTCAGGGGTGCATGTTTCCGAAGTGAACGGGCTGCTGGAACGCTTCGGTCAGGCCCAGAAGATGATGAAGAAGATGGCCGCCGGCGGTGGTATGCCCGGTGTCCCCGGGATGACCGGCCCAGGCGGCGGTAGCGCGCGCAAGGCGGCTAAGAATTCGCCCAAAAAGAAGGCTCGCTCGGGTAACCCGGCAAAGGCGGCTCAGCAGCTGCGGGAGGCAGAAGAGCGACGTGCCAATCGGAGCAGCGCGCCCAGCGGTGCGTCCTTCGGTGCGCAGACCGAGGATTTCGATCCTTCGGCACTGAATTTACCCAAGGGCTTCGATAAGTTCCTCGGTAAATAA
- a CDS encoding GNAT family N-acetyltransferase, with translation MNDTPLRPSNQSSDAVSSLDREASALSLRFVELDDAAELAESYRRNQQHLKPWEPRRPDEFFTEVGQRAAAQLKLEELERGGALPWLIIEDGHIIGTMTVSGIVRGPFLSGNLGYWVDQSRQGAGVASRAVAEVCRLVSEEHGLHRLQASTLLDNEGSQRVLKRNGFEQIGMAPDYLKIDGRWQDNLLFQRIFPDPGE, from the coding sequence ATGAACGACACCCCGCTACGGCCAAGTAATCAGTCATCGGATGCTGTTTCCAGTCTGGATCGAGAGGCCAGCGCTCTGAGCCTCCGGTTTGTGGAGCTAGACGACGCAGCCGAATTAGCCGAGAGCTACCGTCGAAATCAGCAACACTTGAAGCCGTGGGAGCCTCGCCGTCCGGACGAGTTTTTCACCGAAGTCGGCCAGCGCGCCGCCGCGCAGCTCAAGCTCGAGGAACTGGAGCGTGGTGGCGCGCTGCCGTGGTTGATCATTGAAGACGGACACATCATTGGCACCATGACGGTGAGCGGGATTGTGCGCGGGCCTTTCTTGAGCGGCAATTTAGGATACTGGGTAGATCAGTCCCGGCAAGGCGCCGGGGTTGCCAGCCGGGCGGTGGCGGAGGTTTGCCGGTTGGTCAGTGAGGAGCACGGCTTGCATCGGCTGCAAGCCAGTACCCTGCTGGACAACGAGGGCTCACAGCGGGTGTTGAAACGCAACGGTTTTGAGCAGATCGGGATGGCTCCCGACTACCTGAAAATTGATGGGCGCTGGCAGGATAACTTGCTCTTCCAACGAATTTTCCCGGACCCCGGGGAGTAG
- a CDS encoding glucose-6-phosphate dehydrogenase, with translation MTESKKNVKTVKTVKTLLILGASGDLTGRLLLPGVARLIAAGRAKDLTLVGAGNDAWTDAQWLERVESVFSEAAKSATAAGKAALKKVKAGTSYRQADVTAKDQLADLLAQLEGPVAVYFALPPAVSQLACEQLTAADLPAETRLVMEKPFGSSAESAHSLNETLAALVPEDHIHRVDHFLGKSTVFNILGLRFANRLLEPLWNADHIEKVEIIFDEDLTLENRARYYDHAGALRDMIQSHLLQIMAIIAMEAPATLGQQDVRDGIASVLRASSIDSNFKKSTRRAQYAAGKIGRRSVPDYEKEEGVDPKNNTETLAEVEVQIKNWRWAGVPFILRSGKALGKARKEAVITYKQVPHLPTGFRGVDSPTRLHIGFGPDTLQLDLDINGPGDLFTLNRVKLEADLSGDPLLPYGEVLDGVLSGDPLLSVRADTAEMCWQIVEPTLKAWKANKVPLETYPAGSNGPESWTTSHDA, from the coding sequence GTGACCGAGTCTAAGAAAAACGTGAAAACAGTCAAGACAGTTAAAACACTACTCATCCTCGGAGCTTCTGGTGATCTGACCGGCAGACTGCTGCTGCCCGGCGTCGCCCGGTTGATTGCCGCCGGCCGGGCTAAGGATCTCACCCTGGTCGGTGCTGGAAATGATGCCTGGACCGACGCACAGTGGTTGGAGCGGGTCGAGTCGGTCTTCAGCGAGGCGGCTAAGAGCGCGACAGCGGCAGGCAAGGCCGCGCTCAAGAAGGTTAAAGCCGGGACCAGTTACCGCCAGGCAGACGTCACCGCGAAAGATCAACTAGCTGACCTACTGGCTCAGCTCGAGGGCCCGGTTGCCGTCTATTTCGCGCTGCCGCCGGCGGTCAGCCAACTAGCCTGCGAACAACTCACCGCAGCCGACCTTCCGGCCGAGACCAGACTGGTAATGGAGAAGCCCTTCGGCTCTTCTGCTGAATCCGCTCACTCGCTCAATGAAACGCTGGCAGCGCTCGTGCCGGAAGATCATATTCACCGAGTAGATCATTTCCTTGGCAAATCCACGGTTTTCAATATCTTGGGCCTGCGCTTCGCGAACCGCCTGCTGGAACCTTTGTGGAATGCCGATCACATTGAAAAAGTTGAGATCATTTTCGACGAAGACCTCACCTTGGAAAACCGCGCTCGCTACTACGACCACGCCGGTGCGCTGCGCGATATGATTCAGAGCCACTTGCTGCAGATTATGGCCATCATCGCGATGGAGGCTCCGGCTACGCTGGGCCAACAGGACGTTCGTGACGGTATTGCCTCGGTACTGCGAGCCAGCAGCATCGACTCCAATTTCAAGAAATCGACCCGTCGCGCCCAGTATGCCGCCGGGAAGATCGGTCGGCGCTCAGTGCCGGACTACGAAAAGGAAGAGGGCGTCGACCCGAAGAACAACACCGAGACACTGGCCGAAGTCGAGGTGCAGATCAAGAACTGGCGCTGGGCTGGGGTGCCCTTCATCCTGCGTTCCGGCAAGGCCCTTGGCAAAGCCCGCAAGGAGGCCGTGATCACCTATAAGCAGGTGCCGCACCTGCCCACCGGGTTCCGCGGCGTTGACTCCCCCACCAGACTGCACATTGGTTTCGGCCCGGACACCCTGCAACTAGACCTAGACATTAATGGCCCCGGGGATTTGTTCACTCTGAACCGAGTCAAGCTGGAAGCTGATCTTTCCGGGGACCCGCTACTGCCCTACGGTGAAGTGCTCGACGGCGTGCTGAGCGGCGATCCGCTGCTCTCGGTGCGCGCTGATACCGCCGAAATGTGCTGGCAGATTGTGGAGCCGACGCTCAAAGCGTGGAAGGCGAACAAGGTTCCGTTGGAGACCTACCCCGCCGGTTCGAACGGTCCGGAAAGTTGGACCACCAGCCACGACGCTTAA
- a CDS encoding P-II family nitrogen regulator — MKLITAIIRPEKFDEVRGALESYGVQGLTVSAANGYGRQRGHTEVYRGAEYVVDLLPKIRIEVLATNDQVDDIVDVLISSSNTGRAGDGKVWTVNVDEAVRVRTGERGNAAV, encoded by the coding sequence ATGAAGCTGATAACCGCGATCATTCGACCGGAAAAGTTTGACGAGGTACGTGGTGCCTTGGAGAGCTACGGCGTCCAGGGTCTCACCGTCAGCGCTGCCAATGGTTATGGCCGGCAGCGTGGCCACACCGAGGTCTATCGGGGGGCCGAATACGTTGTCGATCTTTTACCGAAAATCCGGATCGAGGTCTTAGCGACCAACGATCAGGTGGACGATATTGTCGATGTGCTGATTTCTAGTTCCAATACCGGTCGCGCGGGGGACGGCAAGGTTTGGACGGTCAACGTCGATGAAGCGGTCCGAGTGCGGACCGGCGAGCGGGGCAACGCCGCGGTTTAG
- a CDS encoding ammonium transporter, whose translation MNAGDTAWVLVSAALVLLMTPGLAFFYGGMTRAKGVLNMMMMSFGAIALVTVLWVLFGYSMAFGTDIGGGLLGNPFEKLGLNGVLGTGDSATLVGTIPEIAFVGFQAVFAIITVALISGAIADRAKFGAWMLFAGIWVVLVYFPVAHWVFDFNKDAEGNNIGGWIGQGLGVIDFAGGTAVHINAGAAALALALVLGKRLGFGKDPSHRPHNLPFVMLGAGLLWFGWFGFNAGSALAANATAGLAWINTLAAPAAATLGWLIVEKIRDGHATSLGAASGAVAGLVAITPAAAALTPGWAIVLGILAGAVCALAVGLKYKLGYDDSLDVVGVHLVGGLIGTLFIGLAANEGSPAGVNGLFYGGGFELLGKQALGSFAVLIYSFVVAFIVGWIINKTMGFRITEEHEVNGIDISVHAETAYEFGGRVGSAFHPLDEALRARHVEAPIETQIKVES comes from the coding sequence ATGAACGCAGGTGATACCGCTTGGGTACTGGTCTCTGCGGCGCTTGTGCTGCTGATGACCCCGGGACTGGCTTTTTTCTATGGGGGCATGACGCGCGCTAAAGGCGTGCTGAACATGATGATGATGAGTTTTGGTGCGATCGCTTTGGTGACCGTGCTGTGGGTTCTCTTTGGTTATTCAATGGCCTTCGGGACCGATATTGGCGGAGGGTTGCTCGGCAACCCCTTTGAAAAACTGGGGTTGAACGGGGTGCTCGGCACCGGTGACAGTGCGACTCTGGTCGGCACCATTCCGGAAATCGCGTTTGTTGGTTTCCAGGCGGTGTTCGCGATTATTACCGTGGCGCTGATTTCCGGAGCGATCGCGGACCGGGCAAAATTCGGTGCCTGGATGCTTTTCGCCGGTATTTGGGTGGTGCTGGTGTACTTCCCGGTCGCGCACTGGGTTTTCGACTTCAATAAGGACGCCGAGGGCAACAATATTGGCGGTTGGATAGGCCAAGGTTTGGGCGTGATTGACTTCGCCGGTGGTACTGCAGTGCATATCAATGCCGGTGCGGCCGCGCTTGCGCTGGCTCTGGTCTTGGGCAAGCGCCTTGGCTTCGGCAAGGATCCTAGTCACCGGCCACATAATCTGCCCTTCGTCATGCTGGGCGCCGGCCTGCTCTGGTTCGGCTGGTTTGGCTTCAACGCTGGCTCGGCGCTGGCGGCTAATGCCACCGCGGGCCTGGCTTGGATCAACACCCTGGCTGCGCCGGCTGCGGCAACTCTGGGTTGGTTGATCGTGGAAAAAATTCGGGATGGGCACGCGACGTCGCTGGGGGCGGCTTCGGGTGCGGTGGCCGGTTTGGTCGCCATTACTCCGGCTGCCGCCGCTCTGACGCCAGGCTGGGCGATCGTGCTCGGTATCCTGGCGGGGGCTGTCTGTGCTCTGGCGGTTGGCCTGAAGTACAAGCTTGGTTACGATGACTCACTCGACGTCGTCGGAGTACACCTCGTCGGTGGCTTGATCGGTACCTTGTTCATTGGCTTGGCTGCGAATGAGGGCTCTCCGGCAGGTGTGAACGGCTTGTTCTATGGCGGTGGCTTCGAGTTGCTGGGCAAGCAAGCCCTCGGCTCCTTCGCGGTGCTGATTTACTCCTTTGTGGTGGCCTTCATCGTTGGTTGGATTATTAATAAGACGATGGGCTTCCGGATCACCGAAGAGCACGAGGTCAATGGCATCGACATCTCGGTACACGCCGAAACGGCTTATGAGTTCGGCGGCCGAGTAGGCAGTGCTTTCCATCCCTTGGATGAAGCACTCCGGGCCCGGCATGTTGAGGCGCCTATCGAGACCCAGATTAAGGTGGAGTCATGA
- a CDS encoding DinB family protein, translating into MTEQPTRWTEATVYPDMWTDPEKDPRNSEGPSPDGELATLLDYTTSYRMTLLMKCEGLTPEQLAQRSVPPSTMSLLGLLRHLAEVERDWHNWIGDEDPLPKLYGKRDADFDEAVGEQAQVHAAYADLAREQAATDAALALHPDLAERVGEEKIAVRELYVHRVEEYARHCGHADLLRECIDGRVGQ; encoded by the coding sequence ATGACAGAGCAACCAACACGCTGGACCGAAGCAACCGTCTACCCCGATATGTGGACTGACCCGGAGAAAGATCCACGCAATAGCGAGGGACCGAGCCCGGACGGTGAACTGGCTACTCTGCTCGACTACACCACGAGCTATCGGATGACGCTGCTGATGAAGTGTGAAGGGTTGACCCCAGAGCAGCTTGCCCAGCGTTCGGTGCCGCCGTCGACAATGTCTTTACTCGGCCTGCTGCGGCACCTCGCCGAAGTGGAACGTGACTGGCATAACTGGATTGGCGATGAAGATCCGTTGCCGAAACTGTATGGCAAGCGGGACGCCGATTTTGACGAGGCTGTTGGAGAACAGGCCCAAGTGCATGCTGCCTATGCTGACCTGGCGCGTGAGCAGGCGGCCACCGATGCCGCCTTAGCCTTGCATCCCGACTTAGCTGAACGAGTGGGTGAGGAGAAGATTGCCGTCCGTGAATTGTATGTGCATCGAGTCGAGGAGTATGCCCGGCACTGTGGGCACGCCGATCTGCTGCGCGAGTGTATTGACGGACGAGTGGGTCAGTAA